In bacterium, the DNA window TGCTCAAAACAGGATCCCGGCCGTGCGTGTACACGGCCACAACAGCGTCACTCGCATGAAAAACTGCCGGCGAAATAAAGCTGCACAGAGCAGGATTATCCACGACATTTACCTGTATGCCCGCCCTTTTGGCCAGCCTGCTTACATTTTTGTTCACGGTTACATCGGAAGTGGCAGCTATGACTATATCCGCACCCTTTATATCCGAAGACCGCACAACCCTCCTTGTCCATGTGATGCGGCGAAATCGGGACAACTTCTGCAGCCGTGCTGTTAATTCAGGCGAGATAACGCGAACACACGCTCCGAACTCAAGCAGCGTTTGTACCTTTCTCTCGGCAACCTTTCCACCGCCAACGACAATGGCGGTTCTGTCTTTCAATTTAATGGCTATCGGATAATATGTCTCTTCCATTGAATACCACCCTGCTTAAAATTCAAAATATTGGGCCGTCGAAAAATATCTTTCTCCCGTATCGGAGAATACCGTGACAACCCTCTTGCCGGGGCCTAATGCCTTTCCGACTTTTAATGCGGCCACAAGCGTCGCGCCTGAAGATAGGCCGCAAAATAGGCCCTCTTGTTTTGCCAATAGTTTAGCGGCTTCATACGCATCGCGGTCACTTACCGTTATAATCTCATCTATTACGCTTCTATTAAGAATATCCGGGACAAAGCCTGCGCCTATGCCCTGTATCTTATGCATCCCGTGCTCTTTACCTGACAGGACAGCGCTCGTTTCCGGCTCGACTGCTATCACT includes these proteins:
- a CDS encoding bifunctional precorrin-2 dehydrogenase/sirohydrochlorin ferrochelatase, whose amino-acid sequence is MEETYYPIAIKLKDRTAIVVGGGKVAERKVQTLLEFGACVRVISPELTARLQKLSRFRRITWTRRVVRSSDIKGADIVIAATSDVTVNKNVSRLAKRAGIQVNVVDNPALCSFISPAVFHASDAVVAVYTHGRDPVLSRDIKNFLKEQWDVFLSYRDRL